The Flavivirga eckloniae genomic interval ATTTTTTGTTCCATAGTTGTAGTTGCTTTCCAAGGCATGATAATTTGATTTTTATCTCAAATTACAACCTAAAAAAGTGTAAACTATGTCCCTTTAACTCTGTAAACTATGTGCCTTTACCATACCTGCTTGCCGCTAACGGTTGGACTATGAGTAGTTGCGTAGGTTAGCACTTAACTTTGCAAGCACACACCAAGTTGGAAATTCCCGCAGAATTTCCAAAGTAGACGAGAACAAGCAATTACTTATAGTCATTGTTAGGTGCTGGCTTTATTTTGTTTCCATTTTCGACAAAAATTCATAAAATTTGGCTGTATCAAAAAATACTTCAATTGATTTTATTTTCTGGTTATCTAAATTTATTATTTCTGAAAATGTGATATTTAAGCTATCTCCTGTTGGCAATGCCATATCATAATTTACTAATGCCGAAGCCTGCTCATCATTCGTAATAATCCATTTGACCGAAGCTTTCTTTACCAATTGTCTAAATTGAGTATCTAATTCAATAAACTTATCTTTATCATCTACTTCATCCATTGGACTAGTAAAATTGATGTCATCTGCCAATAAAGATTTCCAATCTTTATCAGTTCCAAATGTTTCAAAAAATTCAAATACTTTCTTTTCAGTTAAGTTCTTCATCGCTATTATTCTCGATTTAATTCTTTAGTATTCTTTTAATCATAGCAATTTGACCATTATGCCACATTTGATGTTTAATAGCAAAACTAAGCGATTCATATTTGGTTTTTGCCACTGGACTTGGTGATAATGTTTTCTGTTCCAATTCTTCAGGGCTTAACTCTTTGATATTTTTTATAGTTTCTTCTTTTAAAAGGTTCATTAAGGTCAAGATCTCTTTTTTTGATGGACGTTCTTCTATATATAAAAGTGGGTTTGAATCTTTTTTGAAAAATTTATCCAAATAGTCAATATCAAAATCGTTTAAGAATTTATTCGAAGCAGGCTTTACCCAGCCTATTGAATGCCAGTAGTTATTATGAACTATATGACCTATAATCCAACTAATGTTTGTACGGATTTCAGGAAGAGTTTCATTCCATTGGTTTTCATTTAAGGTTTCTACCAAACCTTGTGTCCAGTTATTAATGAACTGGAACTCTTTTATTAATATTTGATTTGTAGTCATCATTCTTTTCGATTTGTCTGTTTTGCTTGCACCTAACAATAGTATAAAGAACATATGTTCTTTATACACCCAAATATAGGATATATATAACATATGTTATATATATCTTTTATATTCTTAAAATATCTAGGGACTCTCCTCGCTCCGCAAAGTCTCCCGACTTTGAGGCTATTATAATTCCAAAAATATTCACATAAAGTTTTCATTTTCAATACTGATTATATTTTGTGATTGAAGACTTTTTTAAAACATCTATTACTGGATTATCTACAGCATCAACTTCAATTAAACCTTCGTTATTCACATAATTACTCGCGCTAGAATACCTGTAATAAGATGCTTTTTCTACAATTCCTGCACGCACTGGATTTAAATGGATATAGTCTAATTTAGACCACATAAATTTGTGTGAATATATTTCTTCTGCATGATTTCCATATTGCCAAAATTGATAGTTGGTATTTCTATTATGCGTTTCTGTGGCTTTTTTAAATCTTTCTAGCATCCATTCTCTTCTACTTTCGGGTTCGTTTTCGATCTTGTCTAAGATGCTCTTAGCCGTGAATTTTTTAAAATCTCTTATTAAATCTGATAGTTTACCATCTTTAGATTGAATGATTAGATGTATATGATTGCTCATAATAACATAACCATACAAAAGCATGCCTTTATTTTTTATGCAGAAGGCTAAACAATCAATAACAAGATCTTTATAAGACTTTCGTGTAAAGGCATCTATCCAATCTACTACTGTTGCAGTAATAAAATGTATTTTTTCTTGATCTCGTATAATGTAACCTTCTTTTAAATTTTATGCTCTTGGTTGATTAATGTTCCGCTAAGTCGGGAGACTTTGTGGAGCGGGACGGTTGTGCAACGTTATTTTTTACCATTGAGTCATTTTTATGTCGTTAGTACTAATTTCATTCAAACTATCTTTAAGAATTTTTTCTTTACCCTTAGGCACTTGATAATCTGATTTAACTGTTTTACTTGTTTTAGTTTCAATGACATCATATAGTGTATAAATTCTTTTATTTTCTAAATGAAATAACACCCTTTGCCAGTAAGTACCGTTTCTATGAGTGATTTTTATATAATAACGATTTATATTGAGGTAATCAATTTGAAAACCGGCTAAGGTTACTGAGAATGATGGATTAATTTCTGGGTAGATTTTTGAAAATATTCGAGATTCGTCATAATCCGTTGTTTGTATTGATTTTACTCTATTAATAGATTTAACTTTACTCTCAAGTTTGTCGAAATCGAAAATTTCAACACTTACATTATACAAAGGGAAATTAAACTCATTATTGATTCTAAAATGCACAATTGCATCATTCTTTGAAACATCAGATATAATTTCGGAAACTATATCCAAATAACAAAATCCTTTTCCAAAAAGAGTATTTTGAATGAAATCAGATTTTTCATAAATCCTATTGTTTAAATCCTCAATTTTTTTGTTTTGTTCTGAAAGTTTTTTGTCTCGGCTTTCTAATTTTAAACTAAGCGTATCATTAGCATTTTTTAATTCTGAAATTTGCACCTTTAAATTTTCGATTATTTCATTCTTATTGTCTTGTGCATTATATAATTGTTTTATAGAAAATAAAACACCTCCTATAGAGCCCATTAGGATTAGTACAAGAAATAGTATTGTCCAATTATCCATTCGTTTTTTCATTAGATATATCTATAGTTTCAGTTATGGGCTTGAGGTCACTATAATCCCAAAAATATCCATATAAAACTTTCATTTTCAATACTGATTATGTTTTATAATTACATAAAAAACAAACATTCGAGTAGTAAAAATACTACAAATATTTTAAACAATATTAAAACAAAATCAATCACAAATTTAATACCCTCATCATATCACAATATAGTCAACACTCCAATAGCTAATAACACCCCATTACACAACCCTCAACCAAACACCAACACCTAAAAACCACAAACCACATCCTAAACTTTTTATTACAAATCCCCTACAAAGTCATATCTAATTCAATATTTTTGTCAGCAAAACATTAAAATTAAAATGCAGAATCTACACCCTATAATGCTAGTTGGAACTGGTTCAGATGTTGGTAAAAGTTGGATAACAACAGGGATTTGTAGATGGCTTAAACAGAAAGGATATCAACCTGCCCCTTTTAAGGCGCAAAATATGTCTTTAAATAGTTTTTCGACACCAGACAATCTTGAAATAGGAAGAGCGCAAGCAGTACAAGCAGAAGCGTGTGAAATTCCTCCAACGGTAGAGATGAACCCTATATTATTAAAACCTTCATCAGTAAACAAATCACAAGTTGTATTACATGGTAAACCTATAGGCAACCAAACGGCACAAGAGTACTTTTTGGGAGAGGACAAAAAGCATCTTTTCGAAGAAGCTAAAAAGGCGTTTCATCAATTGGCAACAAAGTACAATCCCGTTGTAATGGAAGGCGCGGGGAGTATTAGCGAACTCAACCTAAAACATAGAGATATAGTAAACATGCGAATGGCAGCAGCAGCAAATGCTTGCGTTTATTTGGTCGCAGATATTGATAAAGGCGGTGTGTTTGGCAGTGTATATGGTACGATTGAGTTGCTTGAAGATTGGGAACGAAAACTGGTAAAAGGGATCATTATTAATAAATTTAGAGGGGATCCTACACTATTTATAGAAGGCAAAAAAAAATTAGAAGACATTACAGGTTTGCCGATTTTAGGCATTATGCCTTACGCTAAAGATATTATTATAGAAGAAGAAGATTCAGTTGCGCTTGGCTCAAGAGCGGTAACTTCCAGAGAGAATAAATTAAATATTGCTGTAGTAAAACTTCATTATATGTCTAACTACACCGATTTTCAATCCTTAGAACAAGAACCTTTAATCAATCTTTATTTTACGAGAGATTCAGAAGAATTAAAAAAAGCAGACATCATTATTCTACCGGGTACAAAAAATACGATTGAAGATTTAATAGCCTTAAAGTCCGATGGATTGGCAACAATAATTAAGGAACAATACAAACACATTCCTATTATTGGAATTTGCGGAGGCTATCAAATGCTAGGAAAATCAATTGCCGATCCTTTTTCTGTTGAAAGCAATACTACTTTAGAAAAAGGCCTGAATATTTTTGATATAGAAACAACACTTTCAAAAACAAAAGAAACCGTACAACGTCAGTTTAAATTTAAAGATTTAAAGGAGACTTGCGAAGGTTATGAAATTCACATGGGAGAAACAAATGTTCCAAAAAACAAACATTTAAACGATGTAAATGGTAAAGAAGAAGGCTATTTTGACGGAAATAAAAGTTGGGGTACCTATCTTCACGGAATTTTTGATAATCAAGAAGTCGTTACAGAATTACTTCAAGTAAAATATCCTGATGCCAAAGCTAGAAACTACAAATCATTTAAAGCGGAACAATTTGATAAATTGGCACATTGGATTGATGAAAATTTAGACATGGCAACCATCTTAAAAAATAGCATAGAAAAATGTTAAACGGACACGGTGACGACCTTCATTTGGTAGAAGGGGAAATAAAACACAACTTTAGTTCTAATGTGTATTATAAAGGATGTCCTTCAGGATTAACAGAAGCCATTTTAAGTAATATCCATCACATTCAAAATTATCCTTCTCCAGTTGCTAATGAGCTTAATGATTTGGCAGCAAAAACGTTTCAGCTAAACTCCGATCAATTTTTATTTACCAATGGAGCGACCGAAGCCTTTTACCTAATAGCTCAATTATTTTCTAATAAGAAAGCGGCTATTGTGTCTCCTACTTTTTCAGAATATGAAGATGCATGTAAAATTTTTAAACTCAATTACGAGTTAATTTCACGAACAGATTTAGGAAACACAGACACTGACCTCGTGTTTATTTGCAATCCTAATAACCCCGACGGAACTGTTTTTTCAAAAAAAGAATTGGAGTTTTTATTTAAGGAAAAGCCAAATACGACATTTGTTATTGATGAAGCGTATATCGAGTTTACAAATAGTATTGATTCTATCATGCCGCTCACAGAGAATTACAGTAATGTAATTGTGGTACGCTCTTTAACCAAAACATTTACAATTCCTGGGTTGCGTTTAGGCTATATCGTTTCAAGTGCTTCAAACATCGTGAAACTTTTAAGTTTAAAAATGCCTTGGAGCGTGAATTCATTGGCTATAAAAGCAGGTGAATTTATTTTTAACAATTATAAAACACTTCAGTTTAATGCTTCAGAATTACTAACCGAAGCTACCGTTTTTAAAAAACAACTCTCACAATTAGAAGGATTAAACGTTTGTGAAAGCAATACACCCTATTTTTTAGTTCAATTGCAAAATAAATCAGCCAAGGAATTAAAGGAGTTCCTGATAAAAACACACCAAATACTAATTAGAGATGCTACCAATTTTTCTCGATTAAAAGGCGAGTATATTCGGGTCTCTACACAAAGTAAAGAAGCTAATATTAAACTTGTTCAAGCCTTAAAGGAATGGCTTTAAATACTATTTACATATTAATTGTTGCCTTTTGCTTAGATCTGCTTTTTGGTGACCCTAAATGGATGCCACATCTCATTGTTTTCTACGGAAAAGCAATTGCTTTTGGTGAAAAAATAGGTAATAAGGGCAGGGGCAAATTACTAAAAGGCATGTTTTTATCTATTGTATTAATAAGCGCCGCTTTTGTAATGCCGTTGTTAATGATACAATGGCTAAACTCAAAAGGTTTTACTATCCTTAGTATCTTATTTTCAATAGTCATGTTATTTTATTGCTTGGCAAACAAAACATTAATACAAGAAGGAAAGGCTGTTTTTAAAACACTAAAAGATGAAGGTTTAGATGCTGGACGCAAACGTTTATCTTGGATTGTTGGACGAGAAACTAACAACTTAAACGAACAACAAATAAGGATAGCCACTTTTGAAACGATGTCAGAAAATTTAAGTGATGGCGTCATTGCACCACTGTTTTATTTTGCAATATTTGGAATACCGGGTGTAATGGCTTATAAAATGATCAACACATTAGATTCTATGATCGGATACAAAAATGATCGTTATATCCTGTTCGGAAGATTTGCCGCAAAACTAGACGATGTTGTTAATTACCTTCCAGCCAGAATTACTGCCTTTTTAATAGTAATTGTTCGGTTTAAATTAGGAGGCATTCACTTTATTTTAAAAGAAGGGAAAAAACACAGTAGCCCAAATGCAGGCTACCCAGAAGCAGCATTGGCCTATGTTTTAAATTGTCAATTTGGAGGCCCCAATTATTATCATGGGAAATTGGTTGACAAACCATTTATAGGAAGCAACAATCGTGAAATTAAACACGAAGAAATTAAAACCGTTAGTCAAATTAACTACGCAGTAAGTACTTTGTTTTGTATATTAATTATTGTTGTTTTTCTTGTGCTTTAAATGGATAACCTTCAAAAAAAATACATTATTACTGGAGCCCCAGGTACTGGAAAAACGACTTTGATAAATCTCTTAAAGGACAGTGTACCTTGCATGGACGAAGTGTCTAGAAAAGTAATTATTGACGAACAAAAACATGGGAGACATGGGATGCCTTGGCTAGATATCAATCGATTTACCAATCTTGTTTATAAAATAACAAACGAAGAGTTGTCAAATAATAAAGCACTTGTTTGTGATCGTTCTTTACTAGATTTGGAAGCCTACTTAACCGTTGCAGAAAAGGAAATTCCAAACTATTTAAAAACATGTCCTTATCATGAAGTCTATCATAAAAAAGTGTTTTTTGCACCAACTTGGTTTGAGATTTATTGTAAAGACGGACAGAGATTGCAAGAGTTTGATTATTGCCTCAAGTTAGAAAAAGCCCTTTTAGAATATTATAAAAAAAGAGGGTTTGATATTATTATGCTCTCAAAAACATCTCCTTTAAAAAGAGTAGAATTCATTTTGAATTTAATCCTTTAGTTCAAAAAAAAATGATACATTCGTAGCGCTTTTGGTTTCTTATATTTTTTATTAAAAATATAGAATTAAAAGGGAATTTGGTGTAAATCCAAAACTGTTCCCGCAGCTGTAAGCTCTAAAAAAGCTTTTAACATGAAGTCACTGTTCTAAAGAATGGGAAGACGTTAAAAGTAGAGTAAGTCAGAAGACCTGCCTAATGCACAACATAATTTAAACTTTCGGGAATAAAAGTTAAAGTGTTCGATAGCCCATTTCTGGGCTCCTTACTCTTCATTTTTATTTCTTTATAAAAAGTAAGATGGGGAAAAATATAGCCAATACGACACATACCTTTTTCTTTTGCGATGGAGGTTCTTGTAAAAAAGCAGGAAGTGAAGAAGTTGTAAGAACAGCAAGAGCTTATTTACGTAACAATGAGCTTTGGAACAACACACATACCATTAAAACCAGATGTAATGGAAGGTGTGAAGACGCTCCCACATGTATAGTGCATCCTGGAGAATTTTGGTATAAAGAACTGACTCCAGAAAAAATAAATCATATTGTAAAAGGACATATAAATAATGAATGCCCCATTGAAACCGAATTATTGTATCAAAATGGTTGGGAAAAGCAAGCTTCAAATAATGAAAGAGCCCCAATAAAACCAAAACCTTTTGAATTAAAAGATGATAAAGAATTAGGTGAATGCTACATGACAAAAGGGTTTAGCTCAGACCAATACCTATACCCACTATTCTTATACCTGCTCGAAAACCCACAAGGCATAACACTTCATATCCCGAATCAAAACCCAATTCCGTTTAAAGAAATATGCGCTGTAGACTACTCAAAAGAGCACATACTTGAGTTGATAACTAAAACAGACAGCATCCCATTAACTATAGCCGCAGTTCCAAAAGAAAATAAAGAATTACAGCAATCAAAAATTTCTGTTACAGAATATTTTTATCAAAAAGAAACCCAACAAACAGGGATACGTTTCAAGAATAAATTTGGACAAACTTTAGGGAAAATTTCCATCAATTCTAATGAAAGCAGTGTTTGGAATTATTGTACAAAAATTCAGTTACTAAACACAAGCCCAATCGTGTGATGAAAGAACAAATTTCTATACTAGGATTAGGGTGGTTAGGTTTACCGCTTGCTTTAGAGCTACAAAAAAAAGGACATGCAATCAGTGGTTCTGTATCAGGATTAGACAAACTAAAAACCTTTGCAAAATATACGTTTTCCGCAACAAGAATACATGTTGCATCAGATACCATTATTGGCGATTGGGATGCCTTTATATATGAAGCATCTACCATAATCATTAATTTTCCTCCAAAGCGAATTGAAAATATAGAAACCATTTATCCGCTTCAAATCGAACAAATTATTCAACGCACGCCCAAACATGTAAAAGTCATTTTTGTTAGTTCCACGTCTGTATATCAAAACACAAATCGTTTAACAGATGAAACAGAATGCTGTCAACCAGAAAAAGCTTCAGGTATAGGCGTATTAAAAGCAGAGCAATTATTACGAGAGCACTTTGGGAGTAACTTAACCATTTTGCGTTTAGCAGGATTGATAGGCCCTCAACGTCATCCAGGACGGTTTTTAGCAAACAAAAAACATCTAAAAAATCCAAATATTCCTGTGAATCTAATTCATCAAAAAGATGCGATTGGGTTGATCGAGTCCATTATAGACCAACATTATTTTGGAG includes:
- the cbiB gene encoding adenosylcobinamide-phosphate synthase CbiB, with translation MALNTIYILIVAFCLDLLFGDPKWMPHLIVFYGKAIAFGEKIGNKGRGKLLKGMFLSIVLISAAFVMPLLMIQWLNSKGFTILSILFSIVMLFYCLANKTLIQEGKAVFKTLKDEGLDAGRKRLSWIVGRETNNLNEQQIRIATFETMSENLSDGVIAPLFYFAIFGIPGVMAYKMINTLDSMIGYKNDRYILFGRFAAKLDDVVNYLPARITAFLIVIVRFKLGGIHFILKEGKKHSSPNAGYPEAALAYVLNCQFGGPNYYHGKLVDKPFIGSNNREIKHEEIKTVSQINYAVSTLFCILIIVVFLVL
- a CDS encoding AAA family ATPase, which codes for MDNLQKKYIITGAPGTGKTTLINLLKDSVPCMDEVSRKVIIDEQKHGRHGMPWLDINRFTNLVYKITNEELSNNKALVCDRSLLDLEAYLTVAEKEIPNYLKTCPYHEVYHKKVFFAPTWFEIYCKDGQRLQEFDYCLKLEKALLEYYKKRGFDIIMLSKTSPLKRVEFILNLIL
- a CDS encoding cobyric acid synthase; this encodes MQNLHPIMLVGTGSDVGKSWITTGICRWLKQKGYQPAPFKAQNMSLNSFSTPDNLEIGRAQAVQAEACEIPPTVEMNPILLKPSSVNKSQVVLHGKPIGNQTAQEYFLGEDKKHLFEEAKKAFHQLATKYNPVVMEGAGSISELNLKHRDIVNMRMAAAANACVYLVADIDKGGVFGSVYGTIELLEDWERKLVKGIIINKFRGDPTLFIEGKKKLEDITGLPILGIMPYAKDIIIEEEDSVALGSRAVTSRENKLNIAVVKLHYMSNYTDFQSLEQEPLINLYFTRDSEELKKADIIILPGTKNTIEDLIALKSDGLATIIKEQYKHIPIIGICGGYQMLGKSIADPFSVESNTTLEKGLNIFDIETTLSKTKETVQRQFKFKDLKETCEGYEIHMGETNVPKNKHLNDVNGKEEGYFDGNKSWGTYLHGIFDNQEVVTELLQVKYPDAKARNYKSFKAEQFDKLAHWIDENLDMATILKNSIEKC
- a CDS encoding pyridoxal phosphate-dependent aminotransferase — its product is MLNGHGDDLHLVEGEIKHNFSSNVYYKGCPSGLTEAILSNIHHIQNYPSPVANELNDLAAKTFQLNSDQFLFTNGATEAFYLIAQLFSNKKAAIVSPTFSEYEDACKIFKLNYELISRTDLGNTDTDLVFICNPNNPDGTVFSKKELEFLFKEKPNTTFVIDEAYIEFTNSIDSIMPLTENYSNVIVVRSLTKTFTIPGLRLGYIVSSASNIVKLLSLKMPWSVNSLAIKAGEFIFNNYKTLQFNASELLTEATVFKKQLSQLEGLNVCESNTPYFLVQLQNKSAKELKEFLIKTHQILIRDATNFSRLKGEYIRVSTQSKEANIKLVQALKEWL
- a CDS encoding REP-associated tyrosine transposase, translating into MIRDQEKIHFITATVVDWIDAFTRKSYKDLVIDCLAFCIKNKGMLLYGYVIMSNHIHLIIQSKDGKLSDLIRDFKKFTAKSILDKIENEPESRREWMLERFKKATETHNRNTNYQFWQYGNHAEEIYSHKFMWSKLDYIHLNPVRAGIVEKASYYRYSSASNYVNNEGLIEVDAVDNPVIDVLKKSSITKYNQY
- a CDS encoding nuclear transport factor 2 family protein, translating into MKNLTEKKVFEFFETFGTDKDWKSLLADDINFTSPMDEVDDKDKFIELDTQFRQLVKKASVKWIITNDEQASALVNYDMALPTGDSLNITFSEIINLDNQKIKSIEVFFDTAKFYEFLSKMETK
- a CDS encoding DinB family protein, with protein sequence MLYISYIWVYKEHMFFILLLGASKTDKSKRMMTTNQILIKEFQFINNWTQGLVETLNENQWNETLPEIRTNISWIIGHIVHNNYWHSIGWVKPASNKFLNDFDIDYLDKFFKKDSNPLLYIEERPSKKEILTLMNLLKEETIKNIKELSPEELEQKTLSPSPVAKTKYESLSFAIKHQMWHNGQIAMIKRILKN
- a CDS encoding (2Fe-2S) ferredoxin domain-containing protein codes for the protein MGKNIANTTHTFFFCDGGSCKKAGSEEVVRTARAYLRNNELWNNTHTIKTRCNGRCEDAPTCIVHPGEFWYKELTPEKINHIVKGHINNECPIETELLYQNGWEKQASNNERAPIKPKPFELKDDKELGECYMTKGFSSDQYLYPLFLYLLENPQGITLHIPNQNPIPFKEICAVDYSKEHILELITKTDSIPLTIAAVPKENKELQQSKISVTEYFYQKETQQTGIRFKNKFGQTLGKISINSNESSVWNYCTKIQLLNTSPIV